In Burkholderia sp. NRF60-BP8, a single window of DNA contains:
- the hppD gene encoding 4-hydroxyphenylpyruvate dioxygenase: MQIPTWDNPVGTDGFEFIEYTAPDPKALGQLFERMGFTAIARHRHKDVTVYRQGDINFIINAEPDSFAQRFARLHGPSICAIAFRVQDAAKAYQRALELGAWGFDNKTGPMELNIPAIKGIGDSLIYFVDRWRGKNGAQPGAIGDISIYDVDFEPIPGANPNPVGHGLTYIDHLTHNVHRGRMQEWAEFYERLFNFREVRYFDIEGKVTGVKSKAMTSPCGKIRIPINEEGSDTAGQIQEYLDAYHGEGIQHIALGASDIYRAVDGLRSKEVKLLDTIDTYYELVDRRVPNHGESLDELKKRKILIDGARDDLLLQIFTENQIGPIFFEIIQRKGNQGFGEGNFKALFESIELDQIRRGVVQDKA, encoded by the coding sequence ATGCAGATCCCCACCTGGGACAACCCCGTCGGCACCGACGGCTTCGAATTCATCGAATACACGGCACCGGACCCGAAAGCACTCGGACAACTGTTCGAACGGATGGGTTTCACCGCGATCGCGCGCCACCGCCACAAGGACGTGACGGTGTACCGCCAGGGCGACATCAATTTCATCATCAACGCCGAACCCGATTCGTTCGCGCAACGCTTCGCGCGGCTGCACGGCCCGTCGATCTGCGCGATCGCGTTCCGCGTGCAGGACGCCGCCAAGGCGTACCAGCGCGCGCTGGAGCTCGGCGCATGGGGCTTCGACAACAAGACGGGCCCGATGGAGCTGAACATCCCCGCGATCAAGGGCATCGGCGATTCGTTGATCTACTTCGTCGATCGCTGGCGCGGCAAGAACGGCGCACAACCGGGCGCGATCGGCGACATCAGCATCTACGACGTCGACTTCGAGCCGATTCCCGGCGCGAACCCGAACCCGGTCGGCCACGGCCTCACCTACATCGACCATCTGACGCACAACGTGCATCGCGGCCGCATGCAGGAATGGGCGGAGTTCTACGAACGCCTGTTCAACTTCCGCGAAGTGCGCTATTTCGACATCGAAGGCAAGGTGACGGGCGTGAAGTCGAAGGCGATGACGTCGCCGTGCGGCAAGATCCGCATCCCGATCAACGAGGAAGGCTCGGATACGGCCGGCCAGATCCAGGAATATCTCGACGCGTATCACGGCGAAGGCATCCAGCACATCGCGCTCGGCGCGAGCGACATCTACCGGGCGGTCGACGGGCTGCGCAGCAAGGAAGTGAAGCTGCTCGACACGATCGACACGTATTACGAGCTGGTCGACCGCCGCGTGCCGAACCACGGCGAATCGCTGGACGAGCTGAAGAAGCGCAAGATCCTGATCGACGGCGCGCGCGACGACCTGCTGCTGCAGATCTTCACCGAAAACCAGATCGGGCCGATCTTCTTCGAAATCATCCAGCGCAAGGGCAACCAGGGCTTCGGCGAAGGCAACTTCAAGGCGCTGTTCGAATCGATCGAACTCGACCAGATCCGCCGCGGCGTCGTGCAGGACAAGGCCTGA
- a CDS encoding flavodoxin family protein yields the protein MSNIVIVYHSGYGHTQKLAEAVHAGAQDAGATARLIAVGELDDAGWAALDAADAIVFGAPTYMGGPSAQFKQFADATSKPWFTQKWKDKIAAGFTNSATMNGDKFSTIQYFVTLAMQHGMVWVGTGMMPANSKAATRNDINYVGGFTGLLAQSPADATPDEGPLPGDLDTAKAFGRRVADATARWVAGGR from the coding sequence ATGTCGAACATCGTCATCGTCTATCACAGCGGCTACGGTCACACGCAGAAACTGGCCGAGGCCGTGCACGCGGGTGCGCAGGATGCCGGCGCCACCGCACGCCTCATCGCCGTCGGCGAACTCGACGACGCGGGCTGGGCCGCGCTCGACGCGGCGGACGCGATCGTCTTCGGCGCGCCGACCTACATGGGCGGCCCGTCCGCGCAGTTCAAGCAGTTCGCCGATGCCACGTCGAAACCGTGGTTTACGCAGAAATGGAAGGACAAGATCGCCGCGGGTTTCACGAATTCGGCGACGATGAACGGCGACAAGTTCTCGACGATTCAGTATTTCGTCACGCTGGCGATGCAACATGGGATGGTGTGGGTCGGCACGGGCATGATGCCGGCCAACTCGAAGGCGGCCACGCGCAACGACATCAACTACGTCGGCGGCTTCACGGGCCTGCTCGCGCAGTCGCCGGCGGACGCGACGCCCGACGAGGGCCCGCTGCCCGGCGACCTCGACACCGCGAAAGCGTTCGGCCGGCGCGTCGCCGACGCGACGGCGCGCTGGGTGGCCGGCGGCCGCTGA
- a CDS encoding TetR/AcrR family transcriptional regulator codes for MARTRAPDHESQREQILDLAAEKFAQTSYPSTSMSDLATASGTSKARLYHYYESKEAILFDLLDRYTKRLMLIIAEVEGASQRRGLSERDAFAELVRAFLAEYETSHSRHVALLNDVKYLEDAQREIVLDRQRDIVAAFTRQLARAYPDRISKENQTSVTMMVFGMINWTFTWLKPGGRLGYRDFAEQVIDLIERGLSTAA; via the coding sequence ATGGCCCGAACCCGAGCGCCCGACCACGAATCCCAGCGCGAGCAGATCCTCGACCTGGCCGCCGAGAAATTCGCGCAAACGAGCTACCCGAGCACGTCGATGTCCGATCTCGCGACCGCGAGCGGCACGTCGAAGGCGCGGCTCTATCACTATTACGAGAGCAAGGAAGCGATCCTGTTCGACCTGCTCGACCGCTACACGAAACGGCTGATGCTGATCATCGCCGAGGTCGAGGGCGCGAGCCAGCGGCGCGGCCTCAGCGAGCGCGACGCGTTCGCCGAACTCGTGCGCGCGTTCCTCGCCGAATACGAGACGTCGCACAGCCGCCACGTCGCGCTGCTCAACGACGTGAAGTACCTCGAGGACGCGCAGCGCGAAATCGTGCTCGACCGCCAGCGCGACATCGTCGCGGCGTTCACGCGGCAGCTCGCGCGCGCTTACCCGGACCGCATCTCGAAGGAAAACCAGACCTCGGTGACGATGATGGTGTTCGGGATGATCAACTGGACCTTCACGTGGCTGAAGCCGGGCGGGCGCCTCGGCTATCGCGACTTCGCCGAACAGGTGATCGACCTGATCGAGCGCGGGCTGTCGACAGCCGCCTGA
- a CDS encoding NADP-dependent malic enzyme, whose product MDEQLKQAALAYHLNPKPGKISVTPTKPLSNQLDLSLAYSPGVAAACEAIHADPLDAQKYTSRGNLVGVITNGTAVLGLGNIGPLAAKPVMEGKGCLFKKFAGIDVFDIELSESDPDKLVEAIAMLEPTLGGINLEDIKAPECFYIEQKLRERMKIPVFHDDQHGTAIIASAAILNGLKVVGKKLSEVKLVCSGAGAAAIACLDLLVNLGLTKSNILVADSKGVIYEGRGNLDPSKQRYAANTDARTLADAIVGADVFLGCSSAGVLKQDMVKTMGDRPLILALANPEPEIRPEDAKAVRPDAIVATGRSDYPNQVNNVLCFPFIFRGALDVGATTITEEMKLACVRAIAELAEETDQSEEVAKAYEGHSLEFGPEYLIPKPFDPRLIIKIAPAVAQAAMDSGVATRPIQDMDAYREQLGATVYRTGMVMRPVFATAKQKEARIVFAEGEDERVLRAAQFVLLEKIAKPIIIGRPSVVDMRLAKIGSKLKAGTDFEIVDPEDDARYHRYWQAYQEIGARDGVTPEVAKAAMRKFNTLIGAMLVHLGDADGMICGMIDTFHSHLKFIEQVLGRAKGAEHFAAMNLLMLPGRNLFLCDTYVNEQPSADQLADMTIQAAAEIERFGIAPKAALLSNSNFGSAPSASSRRMAEARKLIVERAPNLEVDGEMHGDAALSEMIRKQAFPGTTLSGEANLLIMPNVEAANIAYNLLKMVGGEGVTVGPFLLGAAKPVHILTPAATVRRIINMTAVAAANANTK is encoded by the coding sequence ATGGACGAACAACTGAAGCAGGCCGCTCTCGCTTATCACCTGAACCCGAAACCCGGCAAGATTTCGGTCACCCCGACCAAGCCGCTGTCGAACCAGCTCGATCTGTCGCTCGCGTATTCGCCGGGCGTCGCCGCCGCGTGCGAGGCGATCCACGCCGATCCGCTCGACGCGCAGAAGTACACGTCGCGCGGCAACCTCGTCGGCGTCATCACGAACGGCACGGCCGTGCTCGGTCTCGGCAACATCGGCCCGCTCGCCGCGAAGCCGGTGATGGAAGGCAAGGGCTGCCTCTTCAAGAAATTCGCGGGCATCGACGTGTTCGACATCGAACTGTCGGAGTCCGACCCCGACAAGCTCGTCGAGGCGATCGCGATGCTCGAGCCGACGCTCGGCGGCATCAACCTCGAGGACATCAAGGCGCCGGAATGCTTCTACATCGAGCAGAAGCTGCGCGAGCGCATGAAGATCCCCGTCTTCCACGACGACCAGCACGGCACCGCGATCATCGCGTCGGCCGCGATCCTGAACGGCCTGAAGGTCGTCGGCAAGAAGCTGTCGGAAGTGAAGCTCGTGTGCTCGGGCGCGGGCGCCGCGGCGATCGCGTGTCTGGACCTGCTGGTGAACCTCGGCCTCACGAAGTCGAACATCCTCGTCGCCGATTCGAAGGGCGTGATCTACGAAGGGCGCGGCAACCTCGATCCGTCGAAGCAGCGCTATGCGGCGAACACCGACGCGCGCACGCTCGCCGACGCGATCGTCGGCGCGGACGTGTTCCTCGGCTGCTCGAGCGCGGGCGTGCTGAAGCAGGACATGGTCAAGACGATGGGCGATCGCCCGCTGATCCTGGCGCTCGCGAACCCGGAACCGGAAATCCGCCCGGAAGACGCGAAGGCCGTGCGCCCGGACGCGATCGTCGCGACCGGCCGTTCGGACTACCCGAACCAGGTCAACAACGTGCTGTGCTTCCCGTTCATCTTCCGCGGCGCGCTCGACGTCGGCGCGACGACGATCACTGAAGAAATGAAGCTCGCGTGCGTGCGCGCGATCGCCGAGCTGGCCGAGGAAACCGACCAGAGCGAGGAAGTCGCGAAGGCGTATGAAGGCCATTCGCTCGAATTCGGCCCGGAATACCTGATTCCGAAGCCGTTCGATCCGCGCCTGATCATCAAGATCGCGCCGGCCGTCGCGCAGGCCGCGATGGATTCGGGTGTCGCCACGCGCCCGATCCAGGACATGGACGCCTACCGCGAGCAGCTCGGCGCGACCGTCTACCGCACCGGCATGGTGATGCGCCCGGTGTTCGCGACCGCGAAGCAGAAGGAAGCCCGCATCGTGTTCGCCGAGGGCGAGGACGAGCGCGTGCTGCGTGCCGCGCAGTTCGTGCTGCTGGAAAAGATCGCGAAGCCGATCATCATCGGCCGTCCGTCGGTCGTCGACATGCGTCTCGCGAAGATCGGTTCGAAGCTGAAGGCCGGCACCGATTTCGAAATCGTCGATCCGGAAGACGATGCGCGCTACCACCGCTATTGGCAGGCGTATCAGGAGATCGGCGCGCGCGACGGCGTGACGCCGGAAGTCGCGAAGGCCGCGATGCGCAAGTTCAACACGCTGATCGGCGCGATGCTGGTGCACCTGGGCGATGCGGACGGGATGATCTGCGGGATGATCGACACGTTCCACAGCCACCTGAAGTTCATCGAGCAGGTGCTGGGCCGCGCGAAGGGCGCCGAGCACTTCGCCGCGATGAACCTGCTGATGCTGCCGGGCCGCAACCTGTTCCTGTGCGACACGTACGTGAACGAGCAGCCGAGCGCCGACCAGCTCGCCGACATGACGATCCAGGCCGCGGCCGAGATCGAGCGCTTCGGCATCGCGCCGAAGGCCGCGCTGCTGTCGAACTCGAACTTCGGCAGCGCGCCGTCGGCGTCGTCGCGCCGGATGGCCGAGGCCCGCAAGCTGATCGTCGAACGTGCGCCGAACCTCGAAGTCGACGGCGAAATGCACGGCGACGCCGCGCTGTCGGAAATGATCCGCAAGCAGGCGTTCCCGGGCACGACGCTGTCGGGCGAAGCGAACCTGCTGATCATGCCGAACGTCGAAGCCGCGAACATCGCGTACAACCTGCTGAAGATGGTCGGCGGCGAAGGCGTGACGGTCGGCCCGTTCCTGCTCGGCGCGGCGAAGCCGGTCCACATCCTGACGCCGGCCGCGACCGTGCGCCGGATCATCAACATGACGGCCGTTGCCGCCGCGAACGCGAACACGAAGTAA
- a CDS encoding indolepyruvate ferredoxin oxidoreductase family protein, whose protein sequence is MNAPLDADQRASLEAALKSVTLDDKYTLERGRAYMSGIQALVRLPMLQQERDRAAGLNTAGFISGYRGSPLGGLDLSLWKAKQHLAAHQIVFQPGLNEDLAATAVWGSQQVNLYPGAKYDGVFGMWYGKGPGVDRTGDVFKHANSAGSSQHGGVLVLAGDDHAAKSSTLAHQSEHIFKACGLPVLFPSNVQEYLDFGLHGWAMSRYSGLWVALKCVTDVVESSASVDIDPHRTEIVLPTDFILPEGGLNIRWPDPPLVQEARLLDYKWYAALAYVRANKLDRIEIDSPHARFGIMTGGKAYLDVRQALIDLGLDDETCARIGIRLYKVGCVWPLEAQGAQAFARGLDEILVVEEKRQILEYAIKEELYNWPDAQRPRVFGKFDEKDGAGGEWSVPMGNWLLPAHYELSPAIIAKAIATRLEKFELPSDVRARIAARLAVINAKEMALAKPHVQTERKPWFCSGCPHNTSTNVPEGSRAIAGIGCHYMTVWMDRSTSTFSQMGGEGVPWIGQAPFTDEKHVFANLGDGTYFHSGLLAVRAAISSKANITYKILYNDAVAMTGGQPVDGVLTVPQITHQLASEGAKKIVIVTDEPEKYDSQKALLAPGVTIHHRDRLDDVQRELREIEGTTILIYDQTCATEKRRRRKRGTYPDPAKRVVINEAVCEGCGDCSVQSNCLSVEPLETEFGTKRQINQSSCNKDFSCVKGFCPSFVTVEGGQLKKPKAVSVDGSALPPIPEPTLPDIERAYGVLVTGVGGTGVVTIGALLGMAAHLENKGVTVLDVTGLAQKGGAVMSHVQISHAPTDIHATRIAMGEADLVIGCDAIVTAGDECTSRMRHDATRVVVNSAQTPTAEFIKNPNWAFPGVSAENDIRAAAGDAVDFIDANRFAVALLGDAIYTNPFVLGYAWQKGWLPLTLASLERAIELNAVSVEKNRAAFDWGRRAAYDLASVKQAAAGDARPAQGATVISLHTKKAVDALIAKRVAFLTAYQNAAYASRYAAFVDKVRATERALADGDTVQEPLTEAVARNLFKLMAYKDEYEVARLQSDPAFLARLTAQFEGDWKLKFHLAPPLFAKTDAHGHLVKKAYGPWMMTAFRLLAKAKFLRGTGLDPFGRTAERRTERALIGEYEALIDEVLARLNAANRPLALELAALPDGIRGYGHVKENNLRAVRQKWHTLLAKWRSPAGGESHQQVA, encoded by the coding sequence ATGAATGCCCCGCTAGACGCAGACCAACGCGCGTCGCTAGAAGCCGCGCTGAAGTCCGTCACGCTTGACGACAAATACACGCTGGAACGCGGCCGCGCGTACATGAGCGGCATCCAGGCCCTCGTGCGCCTGCCGATGCTCCAGCAGGAACGCGACCGCGCCGCCGGCCTCAATACGGCCGGCTTCATATCCGGCTACCGCGGCTCGCCGCTCGGCGGCCTCGATCTGTCGCTCTGGAAAGCCAAGCAGCACCTGGCCGCCCACCAGATCGTCTTCCAGCCCGGCCTCAACGAAGACCTCGCCGCCACCGCCGTGTGGGGCTCGCAGCAGGTGAACCTGTACCCGGGCGCAAAATACGACGGCGTGTTCGGCATGTGGTACGGCAAGGGCCCGGGCGTCGATCGCACCGGCGACGTCTTCAAGCACGCGAACTCGGCCGGCTCGTCGCAGCACGGCGGCGTGCTGGTGCTCGCCGGCGACGATCACGCGGCGAAATCGTCGACGCTCGCGCATCAATCCGAACACATCTTCAAGGCCTGCGGGCTGCCGGTGCTGTTTCCGTCCAACGTGCAGGAATATCTCGATTTCGGCCTGCACGGCTGGGCGATGAGCCGTTATTCGGGCCTGTGGGTCGCGCTCAAGTGCGTGACGGACGTGGTCGAATCGTCGGCGTCGGTCGACATCGACCCGCATCGCACCGAGATCGTGCTGCCGACCGATTTCATCCTGCCGGAAGGCGGACTGAACATCCGCTGGCCCGATCCGCCGCTCGTGCAGGAAGCGCGGCTGCTCGACTACAAGTGGTACGCGGCGCTCGCCTACGTGCGCGCGAACAAGCTCGACCGGATCGAGATCGACTCGCCGCATGCGCGCTTCGGGATCATGACCGGCGGCAAGGCGTACCTCGACGTGCGCCAGGCGCTGATCGACCTCGGCCTCGACGACGAAACCTGCGCGCGGATCGGCATCCGGCTCTACAAGGTCGGCTGCGTGTGGCCGCTCGAAGCGCAGGGCGCGCAGGCGTTCGCGCGTGGGCTCGACGAAATCCTCGTCGTCGAGGAAAAGCGCCAGATCCTCGAATACGCGATCAAGGAAGAGCTGTACAACTGGCCCGACGCGCAACGCCCGCGCGTGTTCGGCAAGTTCGACGAGAAGGATGGCGCCGGCGGCGAATGGTCGGTGCCGATGGGCAACTGGCTGCTCCCCGCGCATTACGAGCTGTCGCCGGCGATCATCGCGAAGGCGATCGCGACGCGGCTCGAGAAGTTCGAATTGCCGTCCGACGTGCGCGCGCGCATCGCCGCGCGGCTCGCGGTGATCAACGCGAAGGAAATGGCGCTCGCGAAGCCGCACGTGCAGACCGAGCGCAAACCGTGGTTCTGCTCGGGCTGCCCGCACAACACGTCGACCAACGTGCCGGAAGGCTCGCGTGCGATCGCGGGGATCGGCTGCCACTACATGACCGTGTGGATGGACCGCAGCACGAGCACCTTCAGCCAGATGGGCGGCGAAGGCGTGCCGTGGATCGGCCAGGCGCCGTTCACGGACGAAAAGCACGTGTTCGCGAACCTCGGCGACGGCACCTATTTCCATTCGGGCCTGCTCGCGGTGCGCGCGGCGATCTCGTCGAAGGCGAACATCACCTACAAGATCCTCTACAACGACGCGGTGGCGATGACGGGCGGCCAGCCGGTCGACGGCGTGCTGACGGTGCCGCAGATCACGCATCAGCTCGCGTCCGAAGGCGCGAAGAAGATCGTGATCGTCACCGACGAACCGGAGAAGTACGACAGCCAGAAGGCGCTGCTCGCGCCGGGCGTGACGATCCATCACCGCGACCGGCTCGACGACGTGCAGCGCGAACTGCGCGAGATCGAAGGCACGACGATCCTGATCTACGACCAGACCTGCGCGACCGAGAAGCGCCGCCGTCGCAAACGCGGCACGTATCCGGACCCGGCCAAGCGCGTCGTGATCAACGAAGCGGTGTGCGAAGGCTGCGGCGACTGCTCGGTGCAGTCGAACTGCCTGTCGGTCGAACCGCTGGAAACCGAATTCGGCACGAAGCGCCAGATCAACCAGTCGAGCTGCAACAAGGACTTTTCGTGCGTGAAGGGCTTCTGCCCGAGCTTCGTCACGGTCGAGGGCGGCCAGTTGAAGAAGCCGAAGGCCGTGTCGGTCGACGGCAGCGCATTGCCGCCGATCCCCGAGCCGACGCTGCCGGACATCGAGCGCGCGTACGGCGTGCTCGTCACCGGCGTGGGCGGCACGGGCGTCGTCACGATCGGCGCGCTGCTCGGCATGGCCGCGCACCTGGAGAACAAGGGCGTGACCGTGCTCGACGTCACCGGCCTCGCGCAGAAAGGCGGCGCCGTGATGAGCCACGTGCAGATCTCGCACGCGCCGACCGACATCCACGCCACGCGGATCGCGATGGGCGAAGCCGATCTCGTGATCGGCTGCGACGCGATCGTCACGGCCGGCGACGAGTGCACGTCGCGGATGCGGCACGACGCGACGCGGGTCGTCGTCAACAGTGCGCAGACGCCGACCGCCGAGTTCATCAAGAACCCGAACTGGGCATTCCCCGGCGTGTCCGCCGAGAACGACATTCGCGCGGCGGCGGGTGACGCCGTCGACTTCATCGACGCGAACCGCTTCGCGGTCGCGCTGCTCGGCGACGCGATCTACACGAACCCGTTCGTGCTCGGCTACGCCTGGCAGAAGGGCTGGCTGCCGCTGACGCTCGCGTCGCTCGAACGCGCGATCGAGTTGAACGCGGTATCGGTCGAGAAGAACCGCGCGGCGTTCGACTGGGGCCGCCGCGCCGCGTACGACCTGGCCAGCGTGAAGCAGGCCGCGGCCGGCGACGCCCGCCCCGCGCAAGGCGCCACGGTGATCTCGCTGCACACGAAGAAGGCGGTCGACGCGCTGATCGCGAAGCGCGTGGCATTCCTCACCGCCTACCAGAACGCCGCGTACGCGTCGCGTTATGCGGCATTCGTCGACAAGGTGCGTGCCACCGAGCGCGCGCTGGCGGACGGCGACACCGTGCAGGAACCGCTGACCGAAGCGGTCGCGCGCAACCTGTTCAAGCTGATGGCGTACAAGGACGAATACGAGGTCGCGCGGCTGCAGTCCGATCCTGCGTTCCTCGCGCGCCTGACCGCGCAGTTCGAAGGCGACTGGAAGCTGAAATTCCACCTCGCGCCGCCGCTGTTCGCGAAGACGGATGCGCACGGCCATCTCGTGAAGAAGGCGTACGGCCCGTGGATGATGACGGCGTTCCGGCTGCTGGCGAAGGCGAAGTTCCTGCGCGGCACGGGGCTCGATCCGTTCGGCCGCACCGCGGAGCGCCGCACCGAGCGCGCGCTGATCGGCGAGTACGAAGCGCTGATCGACGAGGTGCTGGCCAGGTTGAACGCGGCCAACCGCCCGCTCGCGCTCGAGCTCGCGGCGCTGCCGGACGGCATTCGAGGCTACGGTCACGTGAAGGAGAACAACCTGCGCGCGGTGCGCCAGAAGTGGCACACGCTGCTCGCCAAGTGGCGTTCGCCGGCAGGCGGCGAGTCGCACCAGCAGGTCGCGTAA
- a CDS encoding Lrp/AsnC family transcriptional regulator, which produces MAQAELDAIDRRILAILQENGRLSNQEIAERVNLSPSPCLRRIRRLEEIGVITGYVALLNPQKLGLDLLAYVSVRLEKRGGLAPMRADETSARAGATHAELFRAAVQAWPEVVACHAMTGDMDYLLRVQVEDMAHFSRFVQEHLLHHPSVIDVKTSFSLDCFKETTALPIRSVR; this is translated from the coding sequence ATGGCGCAAGCTGAATTGGATGCCATCGATCGTCGAATCCTCGCGATTCTTCAGGAGAACGGGCGCCTGTCGAACCAGGAGATCGCCGAACGCGTGAACCTGTCGCCGAGCCCGTGCCTGCGGCGGATCCGGCGGCTCGAGGAAATCGGCGTGATCACGGGCTACGTCGCGCTGTTGAATCCGCAGAAGCTCGGGCTCGACCTGCTGGCCTACGTGAGCGTGCGGCTCGAAAAGCGCGGCGGCCTCGCGCCGATGCGGGCCGACGAGACGTCGGCGCGCGCGGGCGCGACCCACGCGGAACTGTTTCGCGCGGCCGTGCAGGCCTGGCCGGAAGTGGTCGCGTGCCATGCGATGACGGGCGACATGGACTACCTGCTGCGTGTGCAGGTCGAGGACATGGCGCATTTCTCCCGCTTCGTGCAGGAGCATCTGCTGCACCATCCGTCGGTGATCGACGTGAAAACGAGCTTTTCGCTCGATTGCTTCAAGGAAACGACGGCGTTGCCGATTCGTTCGGTGCGCTAG
- a CDS encoding orotate phosphoribosyltransferase: MTGYDRQSISDTTAKILLEVQAVHFNAEKPFIFTSGWASPVYIDCRKLISYPRVRRALMEMAETTITRDIGFEQIDAVAGGETAGIPFAAWIADRMMVPMQYVRKKPKGFGRNAQIEGHLEEGSRVLLVEDLTTDSRSKINFVNALRTAGATVNHCFVLFHYDIFKESVSVLKDIDVDLHALATWWDVLRVAKASGYFETKTLDEVEKFLHAPAEWSAAHGGATAPKE; this comes from the coding sequence ATGACAGGCTACGATCGTCAGTCGATCTCGGATACGACCGCCAAAATCCTGCTCGAAGTGCAGGCGGTGCACTTCAATGCCGAAAAACCGTTCATCTTCACGTCCGGCTGGGCAAGCCCCGTCTACATCGACTGCCGCAAGCTGATCTCGTATCCGCGCGTGCGCCGTGCGTTGATGGAAATGGCGGAAACGACGATCACGCGCGACATCGGCTTCGAGCAGATCGACGCGGTGGCGGGCGGCGAGACGGCCGGCATCCCGTTCGCGGCCTGGATCGCGGACCGGATGATGGTGCCGATGCAGTACGTGCGCAAAAAGCCGAAGGGTTTCGGCCGCAATGCGCAGATCGAAGGCCATCTCGAGGAGGGCTCGCGCGTGCTGCTGGTGGAAGACCTGACGACCGACAGCCGCAGCAAGATCAACTTCGTCAACGCGCTGCGCACCGCCGGCGCGACGGTGAACCACTGCTTCGTGCTGTTCCACTACGACATCTTCAAGGAAAGCGTGTCGGTCCTGAAGGACATCGACGTCGACCTGCACGCGCTCGCCACGTGGTGGGACGTGCTGCGCGTCGCGAAGGCCTCGGGCTACTTCGAGACGAAGACGCTCGACGAAGTCGAGAAATTCCTGCACGCACCGGCCGAGTGGTCGGCCGCGCACGGCGGCGCGACGGCGCCGAAGGAATGA
- a CDS encoding GNAT family N-acetyltransferase has protein sequence MNTQFNGRADAVGKVGTAPVLVRELASKDREHMLTHFLSLDEEDRLLRFGQMVPDHVIENYVRTIDFGRDTVFGVFDHDLELIGVGHLAYLPAEGDTRTAEFGVSVLESARGRGVGSKLFERAAIRSRNTHVTMLYMHCLSRNATMMHIAKKSGMRIEYAYGEADAYLSLPPADHSTIIAEMLQEQAAVFDYAMKRQARRTTKFIESLMPAAMTA, from the coding sequence ATGAACACGCAATTCAACGGCCGTGCCGATGCTGTCGGCAAGGTCGGTACTGCGCCGGTTCTCGTCAGGGAACTGGCTTCCAAAGACCGTGAGCACATGCTCACCCACTTTCTCTCGCTCGACGAAGAGGACCGCCTGCTGCGCTTCGGCCAGATGGTGCCCGACCACGTGATCGAGAACTATGTCCGCACGATCGACTTCGGTCGCGATACCGTGTTCGGCGTGTTCGACCACGACCTCGAACTGATCGGCGTCGGCCATCTGGCCTATCTGCCGGCCGAGGGCGACACGCGCACGGCGGAATTCGGCGTGTCGGTGCTCGAAAGCGCGCGCGGCCGCGGCGTCGGCTCGAAGCTGTTCGAGCGCGCGGCGATCCGCAGCCGCAACACGCACGTGACGATGCTGTACATGCACTGCCTGTCGCGTAACGCGACGATGATGCACATCGCGAAGAAGTCCGGGATGCGGATCGAGTACGCGTACGGCGAAGCCGATGCGTACCTGTCGCTGCCGCCGGCCGACCACTCGACGATCATCGCCGAGATGCTGCAGGAGCAGGCCGCGGTGTTCGACTACGCGATGAAGCGCCAGGCGCGCCGCACGACGAAGTTCATCGAATCGCTGATGCCCGCCGCAATGACGGCCTGA
- a CDS encoding YbhB/YbcL family Raf kinase inhibitor-like protein: MRVDRRITPPAPSGRPSPLRLPALLYAAVFAVLPAHAEGPFTVTSDDLTPGARVRAANVFDRGDCKGANRSPQLAWHNPPPGTRGYAVTIFDPDAPGHGWWHWAVAGIPATVTSLPADASASGFLRRIGASEARNDFGIDGYGGPCPPPGKPHRYVITVYALKGTDLRISQGRPAPMFEHEIGTLAIGAAQLTVTYGQ, from the coding sequence ATGCGTGTGGATCGCCGGATCACTCCGCCTGCGCCATCGGGTCGCCCGTCTCCGCTCCGCCTCCCCGCCCTCCTGTACGCCGCCGTTTTCGCGGTGCTGCCCGCGCATGCGGAAGGCCCGTTCACCGTGACGAGCGACGACCTGACGCCCGGCGCCCGCGTGCGGGCCGCGAACGTGTTCGACCGCGGCGACTGCAAGGGCGCGAACCGCTCGCCGCAACTCGCGTGGCACAACCCGCCGCCCGGCACGCGCGGCTATGCGGTCACGATCTTCGATCCCGACGCGCCCGGGCACGGCTGGTGGCACTGGGCCGTCGCGGGCATCCCCGCGACCGTCACGAGCCTGCCGGCCGACGCGAGCGCATCCGGCTTCCTGCGCCGCATCGGCGCGAGCGAGGCACGCAACGATTTCGGGATCGACGGCTACGGCGGCCCGTGCCCGCCGCCCGGCAAGCCTCATCGCTACGTGATCACCGTCTACGCGCTGAAAGGCACCGACCTGCGCATCTCGCAGGGCCGCCCCGCGCCGATGTTCGAACACGAGATCGGCACGCTCGCGATCGGCGCCGCGCAACTCACGGTCACTTACGGACAGTAG